The Aminipila terrae nucleotide sequence ACGGTCCTTCGCACTTATGAACCAGGAGAAATAGTTCACGGAGGGGGTCAGGAATGCACCGGGGTTTTAGGTGTTATCAGTGGAAGACTTCGTACTTTTATGCTATCTGATGAGGGCAAGGAAATAACCCTTTTCCGTCTTATAGACGGAGACAACTGTATGCTCTCTGCCTCATGTATGATAAAAAACATTTCTTTTGATGTACACGTATCTGCTGAAGTGAAAACGGAAGTTGCTATAATAAATCCAGCTATTTATGATAAAATTGCAAAAAAAAGCCCTCATGCAGAAGGCTTTATGAATGATATTATCTCTATGCGATTTTCAGAAGTCATGTGGGTCATTGAACAGTTATTATTTATGAAAATGGACAAACGACTAGCAATTTTCCTTTTAGAACAGTCTGCCCTGGACGACAGTGATACCATTACTTTAACCCATGAGCAGATAGCTGGGCACTTGGGCACTGCCAGGGAAGTGGTTTCACGTGTTTTAAAATATCTGGCAAACGAAGGCTATGTATCCGTATCAAGGAAGGGTATAACAATTTTGAATCGAAAAGGCTTATCAAAAATGGCAGAGTAATTCTCTGCCATTTCTTTATTCTGCACACATTCACTTATCCTAAACTGGATCTACAATATCTCCAGTTTCTTTATCTATTGCTGTGATCCAATAGCCATAAGCTGTCATCCTGTTTTCTAAAGAACAGTCGGCTTTTGTGGCTTCCAGGCTCTCTGCCCCTACAATAGGCTGCCACAAAACAAAGCCTGACTGCCCCCCTCTGGCTGTTCTTCATTTAGAAACCTACCAGGTATCCCCAAATAGTACATGGACTGATCTTCTCCAAATATGTAATGCCTGTACTTTGACGCTCCCCACACTGCTCCCGGGGAAACCAGAGGCAAATTCTTTACATTTGCAATCCGTTTCCATTTTGCTCCTGTCCTGTCCTTACTGAAAGGTAGGATAAGCTCGTAAAGCTCGGCTGCTTTTGCAGTTTTCTCACATATGTCTTTTATATACTGATTATAAAACTGATTGTAGGTGGCTCTTTGTTTCTTTGCCAAGTTCTGTACTCCATAAGGATTTACATCCAAAGCCTCTTCAACTATATCCTTCTCCTTTTCTGCTTCTGTTTCTTCGTTTTCTTTTGGTTCCTCTTCTTTTTCTGTTTCTTCTTTACTGTTCATTCTTTCAGCTCCTGCTGCCATCACAGTACTTCCCGAAAGTGCCAGTTTTCCTTTTAATACAGGATGTAACGGTTCTTTATTGTCCCGCATTGAAACTGCAGCCACAATAGCTACAGAGTAATCTGCAAGCTGTCCCCCTCTGCCATCCACATTACCTGGATCAAATCTGAAATAATTCTCCCCTGTACCAAATCTGTTTAGAATTAATGAGCCCATAACTGAATGGATGGTCCGTTCTTTCTTTTCTCCAAACAAAATTAATTTGTAAATGTAATGATTTCGTTCAAAAAACCGTAGGTTTTGGACACTTAAAGAAATTGCCCCCTTACCGTTGCCTGTTTCTACTCTTAAGTTTCCATATATTGCCTGTTCCTGCCTTGCAGCAAAGTCCCGATTTTCTTCAGAAAGAAGCACCATTGTTTTATTATATTTCGTGTATTCCATATTGCCCTCCCCTGTCATTTTTAGTACTATATACATATATATGGGGAAGGAGATTAATTTATGATACTTGATATGATCATTGCTATTCTGGTTATTGGAACAATGG carries:
- a CDS encoding Crp/Fnr family transcriptional regulator — translated: MIDEKLLSKLYPFWDKLTPPHKAEMAANTVLRTYEPGEIVHGGGQECTGVLGVISGRLRTFMLSDEGKEITLFRLIDGDNCMLSASCMIKNISFDVHVSAEVKTEVAIINPAIYDKIAKKSPHAEGFMNDIISMRFSEVMWVIEQLLFMKMDKRLAIFLLEQSALDDSDTITLTHEQIAGHLGTAREVVSRVLKYLANEGYVSVSRKGITILNRKGLSKMAE